From a region of the Deferribacterota bacterium genome:
- the amrS gene encoding AmmeMemoRadiSam system radical SAM enzyme yields the protein MLREAIFYKKLNLEKNIVRCELCPHRCVINPNNVGNCLIRKNIDGKLYLTTYGEITSIAIDPIEKKPLYHFFPSKNILSIGTTGCNLKCPFCQNWQISSKKAFTEEISIEKLANLVVTHNSIGIAYTYNEPFIWYEFILDAAKNMHDHNIKNVFVTNGCINAEPLEKLLPYIDAANVDLKAFNNDFYRWVKGDLETTLQTIELLHKNNKHLELTNLVIPTKNDNPDEFYEMCKWISSLSKDIPLHISRYFPNHKLSIPPTPISTLKNFYNIAKRCLNYVYIGNVLIDDAASTYCPLCNFEVIKRSGYNTIVNIKDNKCPKCGNTLPILL from the coding sequence ATGTTGAGAGAAGCAATATTCTATAAGAAGCTAAATCTAGAAAAAAATATAGTTAGGTGTGAGTTGTGCCCCCACCGTTGTGTTATAAACCCTAATAATGTTGGTAATTGCTTAATTAGAAAAAATATTGACGGAAAATTATACTTAACTACCTATGGTGAAATAACATCTATAGCAATTGATCCAATTGAAAAAAAACCCCTCTATCACTTTTTTCCCTCTAAAAATATCCTTTCCATTGGCACAACTGGATGCAATCTAAAATGTCCTTTTTGTCAAAATTGGCAAATCAGCTCAAAAAAAGCGTTTACAGAAGAGATATCCATAGAAAAGCTTGCCAATCTTGTTGTAACACATAACAGTATAGGCATTGCCTATACCTATAATGAACCATTTATATGGTATGAATTTATATTAGATGCTGCTAAAAATATGCATGATCATAATATTAAAAACGTCTTTGTTACAAATGGATGTATAAATGCTGAGCCCTTAGAAAAGCTTTTGCCTTATATTGATGCAGCTAATGTTGATTTAAAGGCTTTCAACAATGATTTTTATAGATGGGTAAAGGGAGATCTAGAAACAACTCTGCAGACAATAGAATTATTACACAAAAATAATAAACATTTGGAGTTAACTAACTTAGTAATACCTACTAAAAACGACAATCCTGATGAATTCTATGAGATGTGTAAGTGGATTAGCTCTCTATCAAAAGATATACCCCTACATATTTCAAGATACTTCCCTAACCATAAACTATCAATTCCACCTACACCTATATCTACTCTTAAGAATTTCTATAATATAGCCAAAAGATGTTTAAATTATGTATATATAGGCAATGTATTGATCGATGATGCGGCTTCAACATATTGCCCCTTATGTAATTTTGAGGTTATAAAACGCTCAGGATATAACACAATAGTTAATATTAAAGATAATAAATGTCCAAAATGTGGAAATACATTACCTATTTTATTATAG